From Diceros bicornis minor isolate mBicDic1 chromosome 17, mDicBic1.mat.cur, whole genome shotgun sequence, the proteins below share one genomic window:
- the LOC131415741 gene encoding olfactory receptor 8S1-like: MAQGNHSTITEFLLLGLSTDPHIQSVLFVLFLDIYLLTTMGNLTMLLVIRADSHLHTPMYFFLSHLSFLDPCLSSVTVPKMLKDLLSVIKTISVRGCLAQGFFVLITAGTEVCLLSVMAYDRYVAICHPLLYGQMMRKQLCVQLVWGSWGLSFLNTLINILLAANLDFCENRTISHYSCEVPSLFPLSCSDVSTNLIVLFWSSLLHGLGTFLPIISSYAHIVSTILSISSTSGRSKAFSTCSSHLTAVSCFYGSGFLRYLMPTSGSSLELIFSVQYGVVTPMLNPLIYSLKNKEVKAAVRRTLGKYLQYSR, encoded by the coding sequence ATGGCCCAGGGAAACCACAGCACCATcactgaattcctcctcctcgGGCTGTCTACTGATCCCCACATCCAGTCTGTGCTCTTTGTGCTCTTCCTGGACATTTACCTCCTGACAACAATGGGGAACCTGACGATGCTGCTGGTGATCAGGGCTGATTCTCACCTCCAcacacccatgtacttcttctTGAGTCACCTCTCTTTCCTGGATCCTTGTTTATCTTCAGTCACCGTGCCCAAGATGCTGAAGGACCTCCTATCTGTGATAAAAACCATCTCCGTAAGGGGCTGCCTGGCACAAGGCTTCTTTGTGCTTATCACTGCAGGGACTGAAGTCTGcctgctctcagtgatggcctatgaccgttATGTTGCCATCTGCCACCCTCTGCTCTATGGACAAATGATGAGAAAACAACTGTGTGTGCAGCTTGTGTGGGGCTCATGGGGCTTGAGTTTTTTGAATACACTTATCAACATCCTCCTAGCTGCCAACTTGGACTTCTGTGAGAACCGTACCATCAGCCACTATAGCTGTGAGGtgccctctctcttccctctgtccTGCTCTGATGTCTCCACCAACCTCATAGTCCTATTTTGGTCCAGCCTGCTGCATGGGCTTGGGACCTTCCTCCCAATTATCTCATCCTATGCCCACATTGTCTCCACCATCCTGAGCATCAGCTCCACCTCAGGCAGAAGcaaggccttctccacctgctcctcacaCCTCACTGCAGTGAGCTGCTTCTATGGCTCAGGTTTTCTCCGCTATCTCATGCCAACCTCAGGATCCTCCCTGGAATTGATCTTCTCTGTGCAGTATGGTGTGGTCACTCCCATGCTGAATCCTCTCATCTACAGTCTGAAAAACAAGGAAGTGAAGGCAGCTGTGAGAAGAACACTGGGAAAGTATTTGCAATATTCCaggtga